A genomic window from Dermacentor silvarum isolate Dsil-2018 chromosome 9, BIME_Dsil_1.4, whole genome shotgun sequence includes:
- the LOC119463813 gene encoding uncharacterized protein LOC119463813 translates to MAPVNCWILALAVACALFQGCVQGQFLRRFRSCVLPHERRARLWERNEQYCSAGRHLEYRRRSQRCICQPGYYRDEETNNCYDARRCGQCDSSKHERFSSCTNDCESVCGKPVIQQCDKPCVPGCECMKGYIRKYKKGPCVPIQACPPKCPAYMTFEMNRERCPRVCNVAREDSCSETNEGPGCACKKGFVLRAPFGTVRTRVWCIHESMCTFPDEDKGSDAKAEVKGVQSVKGKGGAANSFWGSNQGQHGWEESGPKKIDDLFPGGKGFPPLGDLGHKEAQGLQMDQQKVHLSGGQNAQAKVPGSDNIWGWNKGQPGVEGSVAQQIDDDLYQDTKGFPPIGGLGKKKGQVENLGQEEIGVKGGQENLGTGIIGNGNFWGWNKGQHKMDEDLYLDVNRFSNLGNLRQTAGKGSQFSQHEVSFNGGQSDHERHVSGSGHFWSLNKNQHGLEDSASKQPDNDLYQGAKGFPSVGQFGLKNGEASVFNPDEIGFKGGQSGQKGGALGSDNISGSNRGEHGFQESILKQNDNNLYLGAKGFPALGNLGYKNGPTSALNPDETLEGGQGIEAEGASASDNTWGLNKGQAGLKQSAPEESNNLFLGTKEFPSLGDLGHTKGQGSQLLQDLFLGGKHEGTSGQRNKIHDGQELLGLGALPDEKGQNIDMDDWLSGQQGTDAIPDLNKGQEGDEGLMSSKVVENWVPDEGQLQKGGSKKGGLPSSIKGASNIPGVGLPVGKLPNIGKLGGNGFPGGIPGVGTPVGELPNIGGASAKGMPFGGHLISQTVSNDNSPGQIEILSHGVKGAKGGPLHGGIGQKTGSVDWAQQNEAFSSHPEFPKATVSVPLSASTSSFLNQQSQNTHFIGQGWQTRHTNTAQPDAVDWPKQNEPSPRLPELQRATASFPFSGATVTSTNQRAESTSLPDFTGQGWQAGRANIAQPGTVDWMQQREPLSGISQFQRATTPVPLSGATFDSLNQQNEGMGSTGQGAQMLRSKMAQPTAVDWTQQREPFSGISQFQRATAPVLLSGATFGSLNQQKESMDSTNQGTQRRRGNMAQPSAVDWTQQREPLSGISQFQRATAPVLLSGTTFGSLNQQKESMDSKSQSAQIRQSSLAQPSAVDWKQQNQPLSMLPAFQASVASVPLAGATVASINQKKESTDFTGQRLQTRQVSVAQPGMFDWTPQNGALSTHPEFQRQTASVTFSGPNFGSPNQQKQSTDFTDQRSAPFSATTFGSLNQQSTHFQGHVSQTPDASIVQPEVVNWTPQNEQLSRFPEFQTATASVPRSGATVTSIAHKNRNTDFTSQVLQTRHISITQPGRIEWVHQNEPLSSIPELQRETTSVPLSSVTVASKNNQNQNTDLTGQASQTHHGSMTEPGAVNSTKQNEPLSRLPRATVSVLNSSATVPPKNQQKEKTDSTGVGSQNHHGHMTENRTQQNKPPSHLPELQKAKTSAALSGSIVASKDHPKNLTGPDLKTRHGSMKQTGTGSIKTGESTAGVVTNRKRNTGYTIFPSGMQLGRNIFGGQPNMFSAGSLFQYSWPVVGTGQLSAGNYPSGYGVYDALGQPFYGHSVIPIGYPMFYPSSYAPMTNIWGQRMGTVDDLPAQQRRAMESESPSSPTSLADQNAQQGQIQVARGGGKGGGVTGVKHKMPVGNVPAEENYAFDDRSLDSWYHVAGWSP, encoded by the exons GCTGCGTGCAGGGACAGTTCCTGAGGCGGTTCCGAAGCTGCGTGCTGCCGCACGAGAGACGGGCGCGGCTGTGGGAGCGAAACGAGCAGTACTGCAGTGCCGGCCGCCATCTGGAGTACCGGCGCCGGTCCCAACGCTGCATTTGCCAGCCCGGCTACTACCGTGACGAGGAGACCAACAACTGCTACGACGCGAGGCGCTGTGGCCAGTGCGACAGCTCCAAGCACGAGCGCTTCAGTAGCTGCACGAACGACTGCGAGTCGGTTTGCGGCAAGCCAGTGATACAGCAGTGCGACAAGCCCTGCGTACCTGGCTGCGAGTGCATGAAGGGATACATCAG GAAGTACAAGAAAGGACCCTGCGTCCCAATCCAGGCCTGCCCGCCGAAATGTCCAGCTTACATGACATTCGAGATGAACCGCGAACGCTGCCCTCGCGTGTGCAACGTGGCTCGCGAAGACAGCTGCTCAGAGACAAACGAAGGACCTGGCTGTGCGTGCAAGAAAGGCTTTGTCCTCAGGGCACCGTTTGGCACCGTTCGCACTCGCGTGTGGTGCATACACGAATCCATGTGTACTTTCCCTGACGAAGACAAAGGCTCTGACGCAAAAGCCGAAGTGAAGGGGGTCCAAAGTGTTAAAGGAAAAGGGGGGGCAGCGAACAGTTTCTGGGGCTCGAATCAGGGCCAGCATGGCTGGGAAGAGTCTGGGCCTAAAAAAATTGATGACTtgtttcctggcggcaagggatTTCCTCCTCTCGGAGACTTGGGTCACAAGGAAGCGCAAGGCTTGCAAATGGATCAACAAAAAGTTCACCTCAGTGGTGGTCAAAATGCCCAGGCAAAAGTTCCGGGCAGTGACAACATCTGGGGCTGGAACAAGGGTCAACCTGGCGTAGAAGGTTCGGTAGCTCAACAAATCGACGACGATTTGTATCAGGACACTAAGGGATTTCCTCCCATTGGAGGCTTGGGCAAGAAAAAAGGTCAAGTAGAAAATCTCGGTCAGGAAGAAATTGGCGTGAAGGGTGGTCAAGAAAATCTAGGAACCGGAATTATTGGAAACGGCAACTTCTGGGGATGGAACAAGGGCCAGCATAAAATGGACGAAGACTTGTATCTCGATGTGAATCGGTTTTCTAACCTCGGGAACCTGCGTCAGACAGCTGGAAAAGGCTCACAGTTTAGTCAACACGAAGTTAGTTTCAATGGGGGCCAAAGTGATCACGAAAGGCATGTTTCGGGCAGTGGCCATTTCTGGAGCTTGAATAAGAACCAACATGGTTTGGAGGATTCCGCATCTAAACAACCTGACAATGATTTGTATCAGGGTGCTAAAGGATTTCCTTCGGTAGGacaattcggtctcaaaaatgGTGAGGCCTCAGTGTTCAACCCTGACGAAATCGGTTTTAAGGGTGGACAAAGTGGCCAGAAAGGAGGAGCTTTAGGTAGTGACAATATTTCGGGCTCAAACAGGGGCGAGCATGGCTTTCAAGAATCCATACTTAAACAGAACGATAATAACTTGTATCTGGGCGCTAAAGGATTCCCTGCGCTTGGAAACCTCGGTTACAAAAATGGTCCAACCTCGGCGCTGAACCCAGATGAAACCCTTGAGGGAGGGCAAGGTATTGAGGCAGAGGGAGCTTCTGCTAGCGACAATACTTGGGGCTTGAACAAGGGGCAAGCTGGCTTGAAACAATCTGCGCCTGAAGAAAGCAATAACCTGTTTCTGGGCACTAAAGAATTTCCTTCTCTAGGAGATTTGGGTCATACAAAAGGTCAAGGTTCACAGCTGCTCCAAGATTTGTTTTTGGGAGGCAAACACGAGGGTACTTCTGGTCAGCGGAACAAAATTCACGATGGCCAAGAACTTTTAGGACTTGGAGCCCTGCCAGACGAGAAAGGTCAGAACATTGACATGGATGATTGGTTATCAGGGCAACAAGGTACTGACGCCATCCCTGATTTAAACAAAGGTCAGGAAGGTGACGAAGGGCTTATGTCGTCGAAGGTAGTTGAGAATTGGGTTCCCGATGAAGGACAATTGCAGAAAGGGGGCAGTAAAAAAGGAGGCCTACCCAGTAGCATAAAAGGAGCAAGCAATATCCCCGGTGTCGGACTACCAGTGGGGAAACTTCCTAACATAGGAAAATTAGGCGGAAATGGCTTTCCAGGTGGTATTCCCGGTGTCGGAACACCAGTAGGGGAACTTCCGAATATTGGAGGCGCTAGCGCAAAGGGCATGCCGTTCGGTGGGCACTTAATATCCCAAACGGTGAGCAATGACAACTCTCCTGGACAAATAGAAATATTAAGCCATGGCGTAAAAGGTGCGAAAGGAGGTCCGCTTCACGGTGGCATAGGGCAGAAAACAGGCTCTGTTGATTGGGCGCAACAAAACGAGGCCTTCTCATCGCATCCAGAGTTTCCAAAAGCAACCGTCTCTGTTCCTCTTTCTGCTTCTACATCTAGTTTCCTTAATCAACAAAGTCAAAACACACATTTCATAGGCCAAGGCTGGCAAACGCGTCACACCAACACAGCTCAACCTGATGCCGTAGACTGGCCGAAACAAAATGAGCCATCGCCAAGGCTTCCAGAGTTGCAGAGGGCAACTGCTTCTTTTCCTTTCTCTGGTGCCACTGTTACTTCCACTAATCAACGAGCAGAAAGCACAAGTCTCCCCGATTTCACAGGTCAAGGCTGGCAAGCAGGTCGTGCTAACATAGCACAACCTGGTACGGTTGATTGGATGCAACAAAGAGAGCCGCTGTCAGGAATTTCACAATTTCAGAGAGCAACGACTCCTGTTCCTCTTTCTGGTGCCACATTTGACTCCCTTAATCAACAAAATGAGGGCATGGGTTCCACAGGCCAAGGAGCGCAAATGCTTCGAAGTAAAATGGCGCAACCTACTGCCGTTGATTGGACGCAACAAAGAGAGCCTTTTTCAGGAATTTCACAATTTCAGAGAGCAACGGCTcctgttcttctttctggtgcTACTTTTGGTTCCCTTAATCAACAAAAAGAGAGCATGGATTCCACAAACCAAGGAACGCAAAGGCGTCGTGGTAACATGGCGCAACCTAGTGCCGTTGATTGGACACAACAAAGAGAGCCATTGTCAGGAATTTCACAATTTCAGAGAGCAACGGCTCCTGTTCTTCTTTCGGGCACTACTTTTGGTTCCCTTAATCAACAAAAAGAGAGCATGGATTCCAAAAGCCAAAGCGCGCAAATCCGTCAAAGTAGCTTGGCGCAACCTAGTGCCGTTGACTGGAAGCAACAAAACCAGCCGCTGTCAATGCTTCCAGCGTTTCAGGCATCGGTGGCTTCGGTTCCTCTCGCTGGTGCCACTGTTGCCTCCATTaatcagaaaaaagaaagcacggaTTTCACTGGCCAACGCTTGCAAACACGCCAAGTCAGTGTGGCTCAGCCCGGAATGTTTGACTGGACGCCACAAAACGGTGCGCTCTCAACGCATCCAGAGTTTCAAAGGCAAACTGCTTCTGTTACTTTTTCAGGTCCCAATTTTGGTTCCCCCAATCAACAaaaacaaagcacggactttacaGACCAACGTTCTGCACCTTTTTCTGCTACCACTTTTGGTTCCCTTAATCAACAAAGCACGCATTTCCAAGGCCATGTCTCTCAAACGCCTGACGCCAGTATAGTTCAACCTGAGGTGGTTAATTGGACGCCACAAAACGAACAGCTGTCAAGGTTTCCAGAATTTCAGACGGCAACGGCTTCTGTTCCTCGTTCCGGTGCCACTGTGACCTCCATTGCTCATAAAAATAGAAACACAGATTTCACAAGCCAGGTCTTGCAAACGCGTCACATTAGCATCACGCAACCTGGTAGGATTGAATGGGTGCATCAGAACGAGCCGCTCTCAAGCATTCCTGAGTTGCAGAGAGAAACGACTTCTGTTCCTCTTTCTAGTGTCACGGTTGCTTCCAAAAATAATCAAAACCAAAACACGGATTTGACAGGCCAAGCCTCGCAAACGCATCATGGTAGCATGACAGAACCTGGTGCTGTAAATTCGACAAAGCAAAACGAGCCACTTTCAAGGCTTCCGAGAGCAACGGTTTCGGTTCTGAATTCTAGTGCCACTGTTCCTCCcaaaaatcaacaaaaagaaaagacagatTCGACAGGCGTGGGCTCGCAAAATCATCATGGTCACATGACAGAGAATAGGACGCAACAAAACAAGCCGCCATCACACCTTCCAGAATTGCAGAAAGCCAAGACTTCTGCTGCTCTTTCTGGCTCCATTGTTGCTTCCAAGGATCATCCTAAAAATTTGACAGGACCAGATTTGAAAACGCGTCACGGTAGCATGAAGCAAACTGGTACAGGAAGCATAAAAACTGGAGAAAGCACGGCCGGAGTTGTGACTAACCGAAAAAGAAACACAGGCTACACCATTTTTCCCTCAGGAATGCAACTAGGTAGAAACATTTTCGGTGGCCAGCCGAATATGTTTTCCGCAGGCAGCTTATTTCAGTATTCTTGGCCCGTAGTAGGTACTGGTCAGCTTTCAGCTGGAAACTATCCAAGTGGCTATGGAGTTTACGATGCACTAGGACAACCATTCTATGGACACAGTGTGATACCGATTGGATATCCAATGTTTTACCCCAGCAGTTATGCCCCAATGACAAATATTTGGGGCCAACGCATGGGGACAGTGGATGACCTGCCAGCTCAGCAGCGCCGTGCCATGGAGAGTGAGAGTCCGTCTTCACCAACCTCTCTGGCTGACCAGAACGCTCAGCAAGGGCAGATTCAAGTTGCacgaggaggaggaaaaggaGGCGGTGTTACTGGTGTGAAGCATAAAATGCCTGTTGGTAATGTGCCAGCAGAAGAAAATTACGCTTTTGATGACCGTAGTCTGGACTCCTGGTACCATGTAGCTGGGTGGTCGCCATGA